The Winogradskyella schleiferi genome contains the following window.
ATCAATCGAATCTCAATCGCGTTACGGTCAAAACGAGCAATGGCACCTCTAGAATTTAGAAAGTGTTGATCTAAGATTTTATTGGTGTCATAAGGTCTTATCGCGCGTTTTATTGGTTCAAAAATCGTGGTGTAATAATCTAATTTTGAAAATACACGTTCAGGAATTACAAATCCTGTTAATTCAGGAATTTCTTTTTGGTTGGTTTTGTAAAATTCCAATCGCGTATCCTTGAACCCTGTTATTTGTCCCTCCAAAATAGGCGAACTTGCACACAATCCAGGTAACAACGGTAGAATAACACGAATGGCAGCGTGTAGTTTTTCAAATTCCTTATCGTCATAAAAAGGTAAGTTAATATGTGTACTCTGAACATTGCTCCAACCATGGCCTTTGCAATTAAAAATGGTATTGTAAAGCGCATAGACTTCGCTATAACTGTGTTTCCATAGTTGGGTGTCTGTGTTTGGGTTCATTAATGGATGCGCTGCAGAACCTAAAAGTTGGAGGTTTAACGGTTTTAAAAGTGCATCGATTTCCAGAATATTCTCATGAAATTTGACGGCTAAATCATCCGTGCTTTTTGTTGGACCGTTGGTTTTTAGTTCAATGACGTGGGCAACCAATTCGTTGCTCCAAGCGATATCTCCATTTTCAATATCTGCTCTTAATTCGCCTGCTTTGAGCGTTAAAAGTTCATCTACTTTTGGGGCCACTTTAAACGAGTCGTTTGTAACGAGCATGTACTCAAGTTCAATACCGTAAACCCCGAAAAGGTGAAATTTCTTCTTCATAATTAATCGAGTCGTTTTTTTAATGCTGAAAGAATTTCGGTATAAATCAAATCGCCATAGTAGTCATCTTCTACACCAAAATCGATGTTTGGATTATCGTTGATTTCAATAACCATTAATTTGCCATCTACCACTTTAATGTCAATGCCATACAATCCCAAACCCATCAATTTTGCCGATTTTAAAGCGATATCAATTACGTTTTTTGGAACCTCTTCAATAGGCAAACAATCTGCATTGCCATCTTGTTCATTTTTGTCTTCGGCTTTCCAGTTATAAATCTGCCAATGGCCTTTTGCCATATAATAGCGACAAGCGTAAAAAGGCTTGTTGTCAATAATGCCGATTCGCCAGTCGTAGTCCGAAGGGCAAAATTCTTGTGCGATTATTAGGTCAGATTCTTTAAGCATTTCAGTAACTAAGACGTCAAATTCTGCTTTAGTTTTTGCTTTTTTCACTCCAAATGAAAATGTAGAATCTGGCGCTTTTAATACACAAGGCAATCCTGTTTGTTCCAGAACAGCATTACGGTTATTACTATGCACAATGACTGTTTTTGGAGTTGAAATATTTGCGTTGTTCATTGCCTCTGCCATGTACACTTTATTGCAGCATTTTAGAATCGCATCTGGATAATCGATTATGGCAATGCCCTCTTGCTGTGCTTTTCTCGCAAAGGTGTAAGCTTCGTTATTTACTTCGGTGCTTTGTCTTAAAAACAGGGCATCGAAAGAGGATAGGCGCGATAAATCCTTAGGTTCAATGATTTCGGCATAAATGTTCATCTTTTCAGCAATCTCTATAAACTTTTTTAAGGCTTTAGGGTTGCTTGGTGGTGCAGGATCGTTTGGGTTGACCAAAATCGCCAAATCAAAATCGTGATTAGCAACTTTGGCCGTGTCATAACGTTTTTTTGCAAAATATTGATTGGCAAATTCGTGGACACTGGACATATGTTCTTCTGGAATTTCAGATTCTGAAATAGCCTTAATGCTCTGTATGTTCCATTTTGTGGTATGGTTAAAATTTACTCTCAAAAATGGGACTTGAAAATGCTTATAAAAAAGCGCGCTCAGGTTTTTGTATTTCTGCGCCACATTTTGTCCAAAATAGATACTTAAAGTAAAATCTTGTGACTTTATATTTTTTAGGCTTTGTTGAATGACATCGTCAAACTCATCGGAAACAATTCTAACGAGTTTCAAGGCCTTTAAATCAACAATATTTTTTGTGGTCGGAATTGGTAAATGACCTCTGGCTTCTGCCAAAAGCGAGACGTAATAACCTTTAGATTGGTAGGAGTAGTCCTTACACAAATTAAATATTCGTGCGGTTTTTAATTGGGCATACTTCGGATTTGTAAGATAATCTTGGGAGGAAATTACGGTGATGTTATCAATTGAAAAGTTCCATTTTTCAGGTTGATTTACAACAATGTATTTTTTCATTTAGAGCGCGTTACGCTATTATAATTTTAAACAAAATTATACTATTTTTTGATTGGTTTCACAAAGTTTATTAAATTATTATTAGATGTTTTTTGGAGAAGATTTATTATTTGCGATCGTTGCAAAAGATGACTAGCAAAGCTTTTGAGAGGCTTTTGGAATAAACTTGGTTCTTAAAATAAACAGAACATTATCATAGAAGTAAGTTTTAAGAATCATTGTGCATTTAATTTCTTTAATTGCGCTCGCCAAAGTTCATTGGCATGTTTGGCAAGTTTTAATTGAAACTCTCGATTTTCTACTTTAATAAAATCCCTAAACGAAATGCTAAACGGCTTTTTTGTGGCGTTGTCTTTTAGAAACTTCAGTTGCTCAGTATATAAATCATTTATGTTGTTCCAGTCTCCATATGGCATGGTATTAGAAAGCTCTAAATAGTCGTCAATAGAAATATTACCAATGACCTTTGTTTGCTTTATTTTTCTTTTCATGTTTCGGGCTTGAAAATCACACCAAAAATAGCCTTGATTATAGCTGGTTTCTCCTCCTATATCTAAATACATGACTTCCGAATTCATGAATTCTTCAATTGAAACTTCGGTGTCTTTAACAAGAGCACTAAAGGCTAATCTGTTACCTCCATCTATGTCATCGTCATCTTTTTCAAACACCAAGCCATAGGCAAATTGATTAGATTTTAGTTGAATTGAAACAATGTCGCCTCTATTAAAATAGGCTGGACAGAAGATTATTTTTTTCCGCTTTAAAGGAGTTTTTCGAGGTGTTTGAATTTTTTGAACAAAGATGGTTAATGCGTCTACCCGTTTTTTATAATCTTTTTTAGTTTCCTTCCAGAGATCTAAACCTTTACCAGTTTTAATACACGCTTTTACCTTTAGAATTGTTTCGGGTTCTAATGCGCCACACATCCATTGGCTATGCGCTATACCTGTCCAGAAATCGGCGAACACGTCGTCATCATTTTCTGGATGGTATTGTTCCTCTAACTGTTTTCTAATTTTAGTGCTACTATGACCGAGGTTATATAAATGCTTGTATTCAGCCCAAATATCGGCCGTTGTGTCATTCTGTAAAATTCCTGTTCCCCAAGCTCCCATAATTAATTCTTGAGATGTTGATTCATGTTTTCATCTATGTAATCCTGTTTGTTTCGCTTTTCCAAAAGGCCATTTTCTAACAAAGTAGCAAACCATTCTGAAAATACTTTCGCTCCTTTATGGTTTAAATGTTGTAAATCTCCAAACTCTGAATTGGAAAGTGGAAAATTTGAAAAATCTAAGTATTCAACAGTCGCGTATCTCGTATTTAGAAGTTCTTGAT
Protein-coding sequences here:
- a CDS encoding glutamate-cysteine ligase family protein, which produces MKKKFHLFGVYGIELEYMLVTNDSFKVAPKVDELLTLKAGELRADIENGDIAWSNELVAHVIELKTNGPTKSTDDLAVKFHENILEIDALLKPLNLQLLGSAAHPLMNPNTDTQLWKHSYSEVYALYNTIFNCKGHGWSNVQSTHINLPFYDDKEFEKLHAAIRVILPLLPGLCASSPILEGQITGFKDTRLEFYKTNQKEIPELTGFVIPERVFSKLDYYTTIFEPIKRAIRPYDTNKILDQHFLNSRGAIARFDRNAIEIRLMDIQECPKADIAICALVIEVLKALVNKEFCTLQAQKVWTKQDLFLILNDAIKYGENAKVENKLYLKLFGLNGSATVNEVWKHLYQTVKPKLHQSHHEAIEIILEEGTLATRLLKAVGNDTSEKHIISVYQQLKNCLINNHLFHP
- a CDS encoding RimK family protein encodes the protein MKKYIVVNQPEKWNFSIDNITVISSQDYLTNPKYAQLKTARIFNLCKDYSYQSKGYYVSLLAEARGHLPIPTTKNIVDLKALKLVRIVSDEFDDVIQQSLKNIKSQDFTLSIYFGQNVAQKYKNLSALFYKHFQVPFLRVNFNHTTKWNIQSIKAISESEIPEEHMSSVHEFANQYFAKKRYDTAKVANHDFDLAILVNPNDPAPPSNPKALKKFIEIAEKMNIYAEIIEPKDLSRLSSFDALFLRQSTEVNNEAYTFARKAQQEGIAIIDYPDAILKCCNKVYMAEAMNNANISTPKTVIVHSNNRNAVLEQTGLPCVLKAPDSTFSFGVKKAKTKAEFDVLVTEMLKESDLIIAQEFCPSDYDWRIGIIDNKPFYACRYYMAKGHWQIYNWKAEDKNEQDGNADCLPIEEVPKNVIDIALKSAKLMGLGLYGIDIKVVDGKLMVIEINDNPNIDFGVEDDYYGDLIYTEILSALKKRLD